A single Lactuca sativa cultivar Salinas chromosome 8, Lsat_Salinas_v11, whole genome shotgun sequence DNA region contains:
- the LOC111881359 gene encoding uncharacterized protein LOC111881359 isoform X1 encodes MVLRNISLPSAEIAPRLTKLTNIKVTNTNLRKRAKFRLKYIYLRLVRIFSSRPQSQVWNPKTSIFIEFGFFSSRPQSPIWNISVLRNSVTVVACSLLVTLQMAIAVFQGFACRSQVSFHIPLINRVHKARQNYSVAAIESLAESVSVHNEDNQLSTARIVKVGRGNDESKPHEWKKLCSKELGVKTSRIIKPAKFVLNVLRKKGYEVYLVGGCVRDLILKRTPKDFDILTSAELKEVMRAFPHCEIVGRRFPICHVHVDDAIVEVSSFSTTGRRSKFSLRKPKGCNESDFIRWRNCVQRDFTINGLMFDPFARIVYDYIGGMEDIQKAKVRCIAPANISFVEDCARILRGVRIAARLRFQFSRETSHFVKELSDSLLRLDKGRIHMEMNYMLAYGSAEASLRLLWKFGLLEILLPIQASYLISHGFRRRDKRSNMLLSLFGSLDKLVAPDRPCHCCLWVGILAFHEALVEEGRDSLVIGAFSIAVHGGGSLSEAVDIAMKISPPETSFHEVIISPTTYLYSKHELMEEVLRLAASVKAALRRLTDEHFVSQALINYPQAPQSHLVFISWALSLKVNSIFDCVKRGKTRRTFLPKQGNEIDYQSLALGRLDEVRAIFGRLVFDTLYPSNLPPTLH; translated from the exons ATGGTGCTGCGTAACATTTCTTTACCATCGGCAGAAATTGCACCACGCCTTACCAAACTAACAAATATTAAAGTAACAAACACCAACCTAAGAAAGAGAGCCAAGTTCAGGCTCAAATACATCTATCTTCGTCTTGTTCGGATTTTTTCATCGCGACCTCAATCTCAGGTTTGGAACCCTAAAACATCTATCTTCATCGAGTTCGGATTTTTTTCATCGCGACCTCAATCTCCGATTTGGAACATAAGTGTTCTTCGTAATTCAGTGACAGTTGTGGCATGCTCGTTACTCGTAACTCTTCAAATGGCAATTGCTGTTTTTCAAGGTTTCGCTTGTAGAAGCCAAGTATCATTCCATATCCCTCTTATTAACCGTGTTCACAAG GCAAGACAAAACTATTCTGTGGCAGCCATTGAATCGCTGGCTGAATCCGTAAGTGTACATAACGAAGATAATCAGCTTTCAACTGCTAGAATTGTAAAAG TAGGACGAGGCAATGATGAATCCAAACCACATGAATGGAAAAAGTTGTGTTCGAAAGAACTTGGAGTCAAGACTTCAAGGATTATAAAGCCTGCAAAATTTGTATTGAATGTGCTTAGAAAAAAAG GATATGAGGTATACCTGGTAGGAGGTTGTGTACGGGATCTTATATTAAAGAGAACTCCTAAAGATTTTGACATCTTGACATCTGCTGAACTTAAAGAG GTAATGAGAGCATTTCCCCACTGTGAAATAGTTGGAAGGCGATTTCCTATATGCCATGTACACGTAGATGATGCCATTGTGGAG GTTTCAAGTTTCAGCACAACTGGAAGGAGGTCAAAATTTAGCTTGAGAAAACCAAAAGGCTGTAATGAAAGTGATTTTATTCGCTGGAGAAACTGTGTGCAGAGGGATTTCACTATCAATGG GTTGATGTTTGACCCATTTGCGAGGATCGTATATGATTATATTGGTGGAATGGAAGATATTCAAAAGGCTAAA GTTCGCTGCATAGCCCCTGCAAATATTTCTTTTGTGGAAGATTGTG CTCGCATTCTGCGTGGGGTTAGAATTGCTGCTCGTTTAAGATTTCAATTTTCCAGAGAAACCTCTCATTTTGTAAAAGAATTGTCCGATTCGTTGTTGAGGCTTGATAAG GGCCGAATACACATGGAAATGAATTATATGCTGGCCTATGGATCTGCAGAGGCTTCACTAAGGTTACTGTGGAAATTTGGACTCCTTGAGATTCTTCTACCCATCCAA GCATCTTACCTTATTTCACATGGATTCCGCAGACGTGATAAGAGATCCAACATGCTCCTG TCTTTGTTTGGCAGCTTGGACAAACTTGTAGCACCGGATCGTCCATGCCACTGTTGTCTGTG GGTTGGCATCCTGGCATTTCATGAGGCGTTGGTAGAAGAGGGTCGCGATAGTCTGGTGATCGGTGCATTTAGCATAGCTGTCCATGGCGGTGGATCATTGTCGGAAGCAGTAGATATTGCAATGAAGATCTCACCTCCTGAAACCAGCTTTCATGAAGTTATTATATCCCCTACCACTTATTTATATTCTAAACATGAATTAATGGAGGAGGTGCTAAGACTCGCAGCTTCTGTTAAAGCTGCATTACGGAGGCTCACAGATGAGCACTTTGTTTCCCAGGCCCTCATTAATTACCCCCAAGCTCCACAATCCCATCTG GTTTTCATTTCATGGGCTCTATCACTAAAGGTAAACTCCATCTTTGACTGTGTCAAAAGGGGCAAAACTCGGAGGACCTTTCTACCAAAACAAGGAAATGAAATCGACTATCAATCATTGGCATTGGGCAGATTGGATGAAGTTAGGGCAATTTTTGGTAGACTTGTTTTTGACACTCTTTACCCTTCCAACTTGCCCCCTACACTACACTAG
- the LOC111881359 gene encoding uncharacterized protein LOC111881359 isoform X2 has translation MVLRNISLPSAEIAPRLTKLTNIKVTNTNLRKRAKFRLKYIYLRLVRIFSSRPQSQVWNPKTSIFIEFGFFSSRPQSPIWNISVLRNSVTVVACSLLVTLQMAIAVFQGFACRSQVSFHIPLINRVHKARQNYSVAAIESLAESVSVHNEDNQLSTARIVKGRGNDESKPHEWKKLCSKELGVKTSRIIKPAKFVLNVLRKKGYEVYLVGGCVRDLILKRTPKDFDILTSAELKEVMRAFPHCEIVGRRFPICHVHVDDAIVEVSSFSTTGRRSKFSLRKPKGCNESDFIRWRNCVQRDFTINGLMFDPFARIVYDYIGGMEDIQKAKVRCIAPANISFVEDCARILRGVRIAARLRFQFSRETSHFVKELSDSLLRLDKGRIHMEMNYMLAYGSAEASLRLLWKFGLLEILLPIQASYLISHGFRRRDKRSNMLLSLFGSLDKLVAPDRPCHCCLWVGILAFHEALVEEGRDSLVIGAFSIAVHGGGSLSEAVDIAMKISPPETSFHEVIISPTTYLYSKHELMEEVLRLAASVKAALRRLTDEHFVSQALINYPQAPQSHLVFISWALSLKVNSIFDCVKRGKTRRTFLPKQGNEIDYQSLALGRLDEVRAIFGRLVFDTLYPSNLPPTLH, from the exons ATGGTGCTGCGTAACATTTCTTTACCATCGGCAGAAATTGCACCACGCCTTACCAAACTAACAAATATTAAAGTAACAAACACCAACCTAAGAAAGAGAGCCAAGTTCAGGCTCAAATACATCTATCTTCGTCTTGTTCGGATTTTTTCATCGCGACCTCAATCTCAGGTTTGGAACCCTAAAACATCTATCTTCATCGAGTTCGGATTTTTTTCATCGCGACCTCAATCTCCGATTTGGAACATAAGTGTTCTTCGTAATTCAGTGACAGTTGTGGCATGCTCGTTACTCGTAACTCTTCAAATGGCAATTGCTGTTTTTCAAGGTTTCGCTTGTAGAAGCCAAGTATCATTCCATATCCCTCTTATTAACCGTGTTCACAAG GCAAGACAAAACTATTCTGTGGCAGCCATTGAATCGCTGGCTGAATCCGTAAGTGTACATAACGAAGATAATCAGCTTTCAACTGCTAGAATTGTAAAAG GACGAGGCAATGATGAATCCAAACCACATGAATGGAAAAAGTTGTGTTCGAAAGAACTTGGAGTCAAGACTTCAAGGATTATAAAGCCTGCAAAATTTGTATTGAATGTGCTTAGAAAAAAAG GATATGAGGTATACCTGGTAGGAGGTTGTGTACGGGATCTTATATTAAAGAGAACTCCTAAAGATTTTGACATCTTGACATCTGCTGAACTTAAAGAG GTAATGAGAGCATTTCCCCACTGTGAAATAGTTGGAAGGCGATTTCCTATATGCCATGTACACGTAGATGATGCCATTGTGGAG GTTTCAAGTTTCAGCACAACTGGAAGGAGGTCAAAATTTAGCTTGAGAAAACCAAAAGGCTGTAATGAAAGTGATTTTATTCGCTGGAGAAACTGTGTGCAGAGGGATTTCACTATCAATGG GTTGATGTTTGACCCATTTGCGAGGATCGTATATGATTATATTGGTGGAATGGAAGATATTCAAAAGGCTAAA GTTCGCTGCATAGCCCCTGCAAATATTTCTTTTGTGGAAGATTGTG CTCGCATTCTGCGTGGGGTTAGAATTGCTGCTCGTTTAAGATTTCAATTTTCCAGAGAAACCTCTCATTTTGTAAAAGAATTGTCCGATTCGTTGTTGAGGCTTGATAAG GGCCGAATACACATGGAAATGAATTATATGCTGGCCTATGGATCTGCAGAGGCTTCACTAAGGTTACTGTGGAAATTTGGACTCCTTGAGATTCTTCTACCCATCCAA GCATCTTACCTTATTTCACATGGATTCCGCAGACGTGATAAGAGATCCAACATGCTCCTG TCTTTGTTTGGCAGCTTGGACAAACTTGTAGCACCGGATCGTCCATGCCACTGTTGTCTGTG GGTTGGCATCCTGGCATTTCATGAGGCGTTGGTAGAAGAGGGTCGCGATAGTCTGGTGATCGGTGCATTTAGCATAGCTGTCCATGGCGGTGGATCATTGTCGGAAGCAGTAGATATTGCAATGAAGATCTCACCTCCTGAAACCAGCTTTCATGAAGTTATTATATCCCCTACCACTTATTTATATTCTAAACATGAATTAATGGAGGAGGTGCTAAGACTCGCAGCTTCTGTTAAAGCTGCATTACGGAGGCTCACAGATGAGCACTTTGTTTCCCAGGCCCTCATTAATTACCCCCAAGCTCCACAATCCCATCTG GTTTTCATTTCATGGGCTCTATCACTAAAGGTAAACTCCATCTTTGACTGTGTCAAAAGGGGCAAAACTCGGAGGACCTTTCTACCAAAACAAGGAAATGAAATCGACTATCAATCATTGGCATTGGGCAGATTGGATGAAGTTAGGGCAATTTTTGGTAGACTTGTTTTTGACACTCTTTACCCTTCCAACTTGCCCCCTACACTACACTAG
- the LOC111881359 gene encoding uncharacterized protein LOC111881359 isoform X3 — MAIAVFQGFACRSQVSFHIPLINRVHKARQNYSVAAIESLAESVSVHNEDNQLSTARIVKVGRGNDESKPHEWKKLCSKELGVKTSRIIKPAKFVLNVLRKKGYEVYLVGGCVRDLILKRTPKDFDILTSAELKEVMRAFPHCEIVGRRFPICHVHVDDAIVEVSSFSTTGRRSKFSLRKPKGCNESDFIRWRNCVQRDFTINGLMFDPFARIVYDYIGGMEDIQKAKVRCIAPANISFVEDCARILRGVRIAARLRFQFSRETSHFVKELSDSLLRLDKGRIHMEMNYMLAYGSAEASLRLLWKFGLLEILLPIQASYLISHGFRRRDKRSNMLLSLFGSLDKLVAPDRPCHCCLWVGILAFHEALVEEGRDSLVIGAFSIAVHGGGSLSEAVDIAMKISPPETSFHEVIISPTTYLYSKHELMEEVLRLAASVKAALRRLTDEHFVSQALINYPQAPQSHLVFISWALSLKVNSIFDCVKRGKTRRTFLPKQGNEIDYQSLALGRLDEVRAIFGRLVFDTLYPSNLPPTLH, encoded by the exons ATGGCAATTGCTGTTTTTCAAGGTTTCGCTTGTAGAAGCCAAGTATCATTCCATATCCCTCTTATTAACCGTGTTCACAAG GCAAGACAAAACTATTCTGTGGCAGCCATTGAATCGCTGGCTGAATCCGTAAGTGTACATAACGAAGATAATCAGCTTTCAACTGCTAGAATTGTAAAAG TAGGACGAGGCAATGATGAATCCAAACCACATGAATGGAAAAAGTTGTGTTCGAAAGAACTTGGAGTCAAGACTTCAAGGATTATAAAGCCTGCAAAATTTGTATTGAATGTGCTTAGAAAAAAAG GATATGAGGTATACCTGGTAGGAGGTTGTGTACGGGATCTTATATTAAAGAGAACTCCTAAAGATTTTGACATCTTGACATCTGCTGAACTTAAAGAG GTAATGAGAGCATTTCCCCACTGTGAAATAGTTGGAAGGCGATTTCCTATATGCCATGTACACGTAGATGATGCCATTGTGGAG GTTTCAAGTTTCAGCACAACTGGAAGGAGGTCAAAATTTAGCTTGAGAAAACCAAAAGGCTGTAATGAAAGTGATTTTATTCGCTGGAGAAACTGTGTGCAGAGGGATTTCACTATCAATGG GTTGATGTTTGACCCATTTGCGAGGATCGTATATGATTATATTGGTGGAATGGAAGATATTCAAAAGGCTAAA GTTCGCTGCATAGCCCCTGCAAATATTTCTTTTGTGGAAGATTGTG CTCGCATTCTGCGTGGGGTTAGAATTGCTGCTCGTTTAAGATTTCAATTTTCCAGAGAAACCTCTCATTTTGTAAAAGAATTGTCCGATTCGTTGTTGAGGCTTGATAAG GGCCGAATACACATGGAAATGAATTATATGCTGGCCTATGGATCTGCAGAGGCTTCACTAAGGTTACTGTGGAAATTTGGACTCCTTGAGATTCTTCTACCCATCCAA GCATCTTACCTTATTTCACATGGATTCCGCAGACGTGATAAGAGATCCAACATGCTCCTG TCTTTGTTTGGCAGCTTGGACAAACTTGTAGCACCGGATCGTCCATGCCACTGTTGTCTGTG GGTTGGCATCCTGGCATTTCATGAGGCGTTGGTAGAAGAGGGTCGCGATAGTCTGGTGATCGGTGCATTTAGCATAGCTGTCCATGGCGGTGGATCATTGTCGGAAGCAGTAGATATTGCAATGAAGATCTCACCTCCTGAAACCAGCTTTCATGAAGTTATTATATCCCCTACCACTTATTTATATTCTAAACATGAATTAATGGAGGAGGTGCTAAGACTCGCAGCTTCTGTTAAAGCTGCATTACGGAGGCTCACAGATGAGCACTTTGTTTCCCAGGCCCTCATTAATTACCCCCAAGCTCCACAATCCCATCTG GTTTTCATTTCATGGGCTCTATCACTAAAGGTAAACTCCATCTTTGACTGTGTCAAAAGGGGCAAAACTCGGAGGACCTTTCTACCAAAACAAGGAAATGAAATCGACTATCAATCATTGGCATTGGGCAGATTGGATGAAGTTAGGGCAATTTTTGGTAGACTTGTTTTTGACACTCTTTACCCTTCCAACTTGCCCCCTACACTACACTAG